In the genome of Ignavibacteriales bacterium, one region contains:
- a CDS encoding transcriptional repressor, whose protein sequence is MKKPKLEIELKNSSLKVTPQRVAVLEALSNLKDHPTADKIKEYVVKNHPHIAVGTIYKTLETFVEKGLVKKVKTEHDFMRYDAILDKHHHLYCEDTERIEDFFDENLNTILEDYFKKKKIPNFKVKDIKLQIIGTFNKKN, encoded by the coding sequence ATGAAAAAGCCCAAACTTGAAATTGAATTGAAAAACAGCAGCCTGAAGGTTACTCCTCAAAGGGTTGCTGTTCTGGAAGCCTTATCTAATCTGAAAGATCATCCCACTGCTGATAAAATCAAAGAGTACGTTGTCAAAAATCATCCGCACATTGCTGTTGGTACAATCTATAAAACTCTTGAAACATTTGTTGAAAAAGGATTAGTTAAAAAAGTAAAAACCGAACATGACTTTATGCGTTATGATGCTATACTTGACAAACATCATCACTTATATTGCGAAGACACAGAACGAATAGAAGATTTTTTTGATGAAAATCTTAATACAATTCTGGAAGATTATTTTAAGAAGAAGAAAATTCCAAACTTTAAAGTAAAAGATATAAAGCTGCAGATAATCGGAACATTTAATAAAAAAAATTAA
- a CDS encoding helix-turn-helix domain-containing protein, with translation MKTITIIVSKGAILGNIEGPRQVFTEANSFLERMGQPPLFKIQLAGLADKSQLNDGLYTITTEPIKNIQRSDLVIIPAMYGDLGKAIDANKEFIPWIVDQYNNGAEVASLCLGAFLLASTGLLNERKCATHWLAANAFRNMFPDINLVEDKIITDENGIYSSGGAYSSLNLILYLVEKYAGREIAVLCAKAFQIDIQRDSQSPFTIFVGQKEHEDEPVKKAQEFIETNFQDKITVDQIASMVALSRRNLERRFKKATANTVVEYIQRVKIEAAKQSLESSKENVTEVMYKVGYTDNKAFRTTFKRITGLSPIQYRNRYNREMAA, from the coding sequence ATGAAAACAATCACAATCATTGTGTCCAAAGGCGCAATATTAGGCAACATTGAAGGACCAAGACAGGTATTCACTGAAGCAAATTCTTTCCTTGAAAGAATGGGACAACCGCCGTTATTTAAAATTCAACTTGCCGGACTTGCGGATAAATCACAACTGAATGATGGTCTTTATACAATCACTACAGAACCGATAAAAAATATTCAAAGGTCTGATCTTGTTATTATTCCCGCAATGTATGGCGATCTTGGAAAAGCTATAGATGCTAACAAAGAATTTATTCCTTGGATAGTCGATCAATACAACAACGGCGCGGAGGTAGCAAGCTTATGTCTTGGCGCGTTCCTGCTTGCGTCAACAGGGTTATTGAATGAGCGCAAATGTGCAACACACTGGCTTGCGGCAAATGCTTTCAGAAATATGTTCCCGGATATAAATCTTGTTGAAGATAAAATCATTACAGATGAAAACGGTATTTACTCAAGCGGCGGCGCATACTCATCGCTTAACCTGATTTTATATCTTGTTGAAAAATATGCCGGAAGAGAAATCGCGGTGCTTTGTGCAAAAGCATTTCAGATAGATATACAGCGCGACAGCCAATCACCGTTTACAATATTTGTCGGACAAAAAGAACACGAAGATGAGCCGGTTAAAAAAGCACAGGAATTTATCGAAACCAATTTCCAGGATAAGATCACTGTTGACCAGATAGCATCAATGGTTGCGCTTAGCAGAAGAAATCTTGAAAGAAGATTTAAGAAAGCAACAGCCAACACAGTTGTTGAATATATTCAGCGTGTAAAAATCGAAGCGGCAAAACAAAGTCTTGAATCATCAAAAGAAAATGTAACAGAGGTTATGTACAAAGTTGGTTACACAGATAACAAAGCTTTCCGTACGACATTCAAACGTATCACCGGTTTATCGCCAATTCAATACAGGAACAGGTATAACAGGGAAATGGCAGCTTAG
- a CDS encoding methyltransferase domain-containing protein, with amino-acid sequence MNKLLKKIFKHYNFELEKAVGDCKTLLDVGCGNNSPVGSLSNKPYCVGVDAFTPSLEKSRALKIHNEYRQIDVLDIEKEFKPGSFECVLANDLIEHLTKEDGSKLIEMMESIATKRVLIFTPNGFVPQREYDNNPWQVHKSGWTVEEMKARGYKVIGINGAKSLRGEFARSKIKPRALGFVVSRITQIFVRNKPEKAFQILCVKTK; translated from the coding sequence GTGAATAAACTTCTCAAAAAAATTTTCAAGCATTATAATTTTGAACTTGAAAAAGCTGTCGGAGACTGTAAAACTCTTCTTGACGTTGGCTGCGGTAATAACTCTCCGGTAGGATCGTTATCGAATAAACCTTATTGCGTTGGGGTGGATGCTTTTACTCCAAGCTTAGAAAAAAGCCGGGCATTAAAAATCCATAACGAGTACCGCCAGATTGATGTGCTTGATATTGAAAAAGAATTTAAGCCGGGTTCATTCGAATGTGTCCTCGCCAATGATTTGATTGAACACCTCACAAAGGAAGATGGCTCGAAATTAATTGAAATGATGGAAAGCATTGCAACTAAACGGGTACTGATATTCACTCCCAACGGTTTTGTTCCTCAAAGAGAGTATGACAACAACCCATGGCAGGTTCATAAATCCGGCTGGACTGTGGAAGAAATGAAAGCCCGCGGTTATAAAGTAATAGGAATTAACGGGGCGAAATCACTACGAGGTGAATTTGCGCGTTCAAAAATAAAACCAAGGGCTCTCGGTTTCGTAGTTTCAAGAATAACACAAATATTTGTCCGCAATAAACCGGAGAAAGCATTTCAGATATTGTGTGTAAAAACAAAATGA